The genomic DNA GTTCTCATCGACCATGGCACGCACGCGCCCATAGGCGGTGCCAGCAACGATCGCGTCTCCAACGCGGAGAGTTCCCGACTGGATGAGCACTGTTGCTACCGAACCGCGGCCCTTGTCGAGCTTGGCTTCGATTGCGACGCCACGGGCTGCCTTGTTCGGGTTGGCCGTGAGGTCAAGACCCGCGTCAGCAACGAGGAGGACTGCGTCAAGCAGGTCCTGGATTCCGATGTTCTGGCGCGCCGACACGTCGACGAACATGACGTCGCCGCCGTACTCCTCCGACACGAGACCGTATTCGGTGAGCTGCTGGCGAACCTTGGCGGGGTTGGCGTCTGGCTTGTCAACCTTGTTGACCGCGACGACTACCGGAACACCGGCGGCCTGAGCGTGGTTGAGCGCCTCAACCGTCTGGGGCATGATGCCGTCATCGGCTGCTACCACGAGGATTGCGAGGTCAGTGACCTGCGCGCCTCGAGCACGCATAGCGGTGAACGCCTCGTGACCGGGGGTGTCGATGAACGTGATCGCGCGTTCGTGGCCATCGTGCTCGGTCCACACCTGGTAGGCACCAATGTGCTGCGTGATGCCACCCGCTTCGCCGCCAACAACGTTGGTCTGACGAATCGCGTCGAGAAGTCGCGTCTTACCGTGGTCAACGTGACCCATGACGGTGACAACGGGAGGACGGATTTCGAGATCGCTCTCGTCTTCTGCCTCAAGCTCGGCCTCAAGGTCGAGACCGAAGCCTTCGAGAAGCTCCTTGTCTTCGTCCTCGGGCGAAACCATCTGAATCTTGTATCCAAGTTCTTCGCCGAGCACCTCGAAGGTTGCCTCGTCAAGTGACTCGGTGGCCGTAGCCATCTCACCAAGGTTGAAGAGAATCGTTACGAGCGTTCCCGGCTGAACCGTGTAGCCCGTGATCGACTCGATCTTGTCGGCGAAGTCAGAAATGGATGCTCCGCGACGCATCCGGATCGTCTGGCCATTGCCCTTCTGGACGTTGACGCCACCAACGATCGGTGCGGACCGCATTTCAAACTCTTGGCGCTTCGCCCGACGCGACTTACGCTGCTTCGACTTTCCGCCGCCCTTACCGAAGGCACCAGCGGTACCACCGCCGGGGCCACGACCCCGACCGCCGCCACCACCGGGACGACCACCGAAACCGCCGGGTGCCGGAGCACCACCGGGACGACCACCGAAACCGCCGCCAGCGCCACCGCCGCCACCGGGGCGACCTGCGCCACCGGGACGCTGCTGGAACGGCGCGCCACCGCGACCGCCGCCACCACCGGGGCGACCCGCGCCGCCGGGACGCGGTGCGCCGGGGCGAGGAGCGCCGGGGCGAGGAGCCTGCGGACGCGGAATGTTGCCGGGAGACGGGCGCTGACCCATACCCTGCGCCGAAGCGAAGGGATTGTTACCGGGACGAGGACCAGACGGACGCTGGCCCATACCCTGCGCCGAAGCGAAGGGGTTGTTCCCCGGACGCGACGAGCCACCGGGACGCGGCGGCTGGGGTGTAGCGCCTCCGTTGCCTGGCTTGGGGGCGGCAGATGTCTTCTCAGCCGCGGGAGCTTCGGATGCGGCCGGAGCCGTAGCCTCGGGTGCGCTTGCCGCAGGCGCTGCGGGAGCCTCTGGCTCCGGCGCGGCCTTGGCGGGCTCGACCGGTCCTGGCTTTGGGCCGGGGGTTGCCGCAGCGGGGCGAGCGGGCCCGGGACGAGCCGACGAGCGGGCGGGAGTTCCGCTGCCCGCAGGCTTTGACGAGCTCGGGGTCTTTGCCGGAGCCGGTGCAGCGGGCTTTGATGCACCCTCTGCTTCGAGAGCTGCCCGGAGCTTTCGAGCTACCGGGGGCTCGATAGTTGAGGAAGGGCTCTTGACGAATTCGCCAAGTTCCTTCAGCTTCGCAAGCGCGACTTTGCTGTCAACGCCGAGCTCCGAAGCGATTTCGTGCACGCGTGGTTTTGCCACAATTCTCCTGTCTGAGGCCTACCCCAGACAGGGCAGACCGTTAAATGCGGACGGGTCTCATTTCGAGCCGTTCACTTCTTGTCCATAGCCGTTCAGCCGTTTCTCGATGGTCTGCGTGTCAAGCGGGCCTGACACACGCAATGCCCGTACGAACGCGCGGCGCCGAAGAGCGGCATCCACGCACTTGTGTGTCTCGTGTACCCACGCACCGCGACCCGGCATTGTCGCGCGCTCATCTGGGATGATGTTCGCTTCGACTGCCACCACTCTCAAGAGGGTGGACCGGGGCGCACGCGTGCGACAACCGACGCACATTCGTACTGGGTTCATCGTACACCTCGCAACTGGGCGAGCGCCCCGTCGCCTAACCCTCTTCGAGAATACTGTCGGGCTGAATGTCGATCTTGGCCCCGGTGAGCTTGGCGGCAAGACGCGCATTTTGGCCTTCTTTTCCGATCGCCAACGAGAGCTGGTAGTCGGGAACGAGGGCGCGCACGGCCTTGGTGTTGGCATCGAGAATGAAGCTCGATGTCACCTTCGCGGGCGAAAGTGCGTTGGCGACGAAGGGAGCAAGCTCGGCGTCATAGTCGACGATGTCGATCTTTTCGCCACCCAGCTCTTCGGTGACGGCACGCACACGCCGACCCATTTCGCCGATACACGCCCCCTTGGCATTAACCGACGGATCGCTTGCACGCACCGCCATCTTCGTGCGATGGCCCGCTTCCCGTGCCAATGCGACGATCTCAACGAGACCAGAGGCGATTTCGGGAACCTCGAGCGCGAACAGTTTCCGTACCAGCCCGGGGTGCGTACGAGACACAGTGATCGAGGGGCCTTTTGCGCCCTTCGAAACGGAAGTGACATAGACGCGAAGGCGCGTACCGTGCGGATAGAGCTCGCCCGGGACCTGCTCTTCGGGCGGAAGAATTGCTTCGACTGTTCCCAGGTCAACGTGGATCATCCGCGGGTTCGGACCCTGCTGGATCATGCCGGCGACGATATCGCCTTCTTTGCCACGAAATTCTCCGAGCACTGCGTCGTCGGCAATATCACGCAAACGCTGACCGATGACCTGCTTGGCGGCGAACGCCGCGATACGACCGAAGTCGTCGGGCGTGCTCTCTTCCTCACCGATGACAGCACCCTCTTCGTCAAGAAGGGGAATCATCACAGCGACATGTCCGGTCTTGCGGTCGAGTTCCGCGCGTGCACCTGAAGGCAGCTCGCCGGTGGGCGACGTGTGCTTCGCATACGCAGTCAGAATCGCCTGTTCGATGATTCGAGCGAGTTCGTCGAAGGGAATTTCCTTCTCCCGCTCGACCGTGCGCAGCAGTCCGAGATCGATATCCACGGGGGCCTCCATATTTAGCTCTCGCCGGCAACGCCGACATCCCCACAACGATACCGGATGCGGGCTGGATGCCAACCGGCATCGCCACGAAACAACATCACCCCGCAAAGTCGCGCTGGTGAAACAGGGCGGTTGCTCTCCATACTGGTGCGATGGATGCTGCGAATGATTTTCTGTTGACGTGGGGCGATTACCTCTGGACCTGGCTCGTTCTCCCCGTGCTTGTCGTGCTGGGGCTCTACTTCACCGCGCGGTCGGGCGTCGTGCAGTTCCGACTCATACCCGAGATGTTTCGCACGCTCACCGATAAAACACCGCAGACGACCGACGGTAAGCCGCAGTCGGTTTCCGCATTCCAGGCCTTCACGATTTCGGCAGCGTCTCGCGTCGGTGTCGGCAACATCGCGGGTGTCGGTACCGCTATCGCCATGGGCGGCCCGGGCGCGATCTTCTGGATGTGGCTCATGGCGTTCGTCGGTGGAGCATCGAGCTTCATCGAATCCTCGCTCGCTCAGCTCTTCAAGATCCGCGACAAAGACGGCTTTCGCGGTGGCCCGGCGTACTACATGCAGCGTGGATTGAAAGCGCGCTGGATGGGGATCGTCTTCGCAATTGTCCTGATCATCTGTTTCCCCTTCGCATTCAGCTCACTGCAGGCAAACACGATCGCCGCGACCGTCACGAGCACTCTCAATACCGAGCTTTCGTGGCTACCCTGGGCCATCGGCATCGCCGTCGCCCTTCTGACAGCACTCGTGGTGTTCGGCGGCGTGCGCCGCATCGCCTCGGTCACACAGACGCTCGTACCACTGATGGCGCTGGGATATCTCTTGCTCGGCCTCATCGTCGTGGGCATGAACATCACTCGACTTCCCGAGGTTTTCACCGCCATCTTCAC from Microbacterium endophyticum includes the following:
- the infB gene encoding translation initiation factor IF-2, which translates into the protein MAKPRVHEIASELGVDSKVALAKLKELGEFVKSPSSTIEPPVARKLRAALEAEGASKPAAPAPAKTPSSSKPAGSGTPARSSARPGPARPAAATPGPKPGPVEPAKAAPEPEAPAAPAASAPEATAPAASEAPAAEKTSAAPKPGNGGATPQPPRPGGSSRPGNNPFASAQGMGQRPSGPRPGNNPFASAQGMGQRPSPGNIPRPQAPRPGAPRPGAPRPGGAGRPGGGGGRGGAPFQQRPGGAGRPGGGGGAGGGFGGRPGGAPAPGGFGGRPGGGGGRGRGPGGGTAGAFGKGGGKSKQRKSRRAKRQEFEMRSAPIVGGVNVQKGNGQTIRMRRGASISDFADKIESITGYTVQPGTLVTILFNLGEMATATESLDEATFEVLGEELGYKIQMVSPEDEDKELLEGFGLDLEAELEAEDESDLEIRPPVVTVMGHVDHGKTRLLDAIRQTNVVGGEAGGITQHIGAYQVWTEHDGHERAITFIDTPGHEAFTAMRARGAQVTDLAILVVAADDGIMPQTVEALNHAQAAGVPVVVAVNKVDKPDANPAKVRQQLTEYGLVSEEYGGDVMFVDVSARQNIGIQDLLDAVLLVADAGLDLTANPNKAARGVAIEAKLDKGRGSVATVLIQSGTLRVGDAIVAGTAYGRVRAMVDENGDAVQEAWPSRPVQVQGLNSVPRAGDTFIVTEEDRLARQIAEKREAAERNAQLAKARKRISLEDFTRALQEGKVESLNLIIKGDVSGAVEALEESLLKIEVDDSVQLRIIHRGVGAITESDVNLATIDNAIIIGFNVRPDAKARERASREGVDTRFYSVIYNAIDDVEQSLKGLLKPEYEEVRSGVAEIREVFRSSKFGNIAGVVVRSGTITRNAKARVIRDGVVLADGLAIESLRRFKDDVTEVRTDYEAGIGLGKFNDIQIGDEIETTELVEKPRG
- a CDS encoding YlxR family protein, which gives rise to MRVLPPSSPGPRSTFSPTVFSKRVRRRGARPVARCTMNPVRMCVGCRTRAPRSTLLRVVAVEANIIPDERATMPGRGAWVHETHKCVDAALRRRAFVRALRVSGPLDTQTIEKRLNGYGQEVNGSK
- the nusA gene encoding transcription termination factor NusA; the protein is MDIDLGLLRTVEREKEIPFDELARIIEQAILTAYAKHTSPTGELPSGARAELDRKTGHVAVMIPLLDEEGAVIGEEESTPDDFGRIAAFAAKQVIGQRLRDIADDAVLGEFRGKEGDIVAGMIQQGPNPRMIHVDLGTVEAILPPEEQVPGELYPHGTRLRVYVTSVSKGAKGPSITVSRTHPGLVRKLFALEVPEIASGLVEIVALAREAGHRTKMAVRASDPSVNAKGACIGEMGRRVRAVTEELGGEKIDIVDYDAELAPFVANALSPAKVTSSFILDANTKAVRALVPDYQLSLAIGKEGQNARLAAKLTGAKIDIQPDSILEEG